Proteins encoded by one window of Cydia fagiglandana chromosome Z, ilCydFagi1.1, whole genome shotgun sequence:
- the LOC134678352 gene encoding dynein axonemal light chain 1-like produces MALKPTTCKEAIARWEKAKEQVAADATVIELQFQWPPIEKMDGALSSLVACEKLSLSSNMIDKIAGIAGMKSLKILSLGRNYIKSLAGIETVADTLEELWMSYNPIDKLKGIGAMKKLRVFYLSNALIKEWTEFNRLQECPALIDLVLSGNPLCDSQPDVDTWRTQACNRLQQITKLDGIPVIRE; encoded by the exons ATGGCTTTAAAACCGACTACATGCAAGGAAGCCATCGCGCGGTGGGAGAAGGCGAAGGAGCAAGTGGCCGCAGACGCCACGGTGATAGAGCTCCAGTTCCAGTGGCCACCCATCGAGAAAATGGACGGAGCCCTCTCATCGCTAGTCGCTTGCGA GAAACTGAGTTTATCGTCCAATATGATCGACAAAATAGCTGGAATAGCAGGCATGAAGAGTTTGAAGATACTGTCCTTGGGCAGGAACTACATTAAATCTTTGGCAGGAATT GAGACAGTCGCCGATACACTGGAAGAGCTGTGGATGAGCTACAATCCCATAGACAAGCTGAAAGGCATAGGAGCAATGAAGAAATTACGTGTGTTCTATTTGTCAAACGCGCTGATCAAGGAATGGACTGAATTTAACCGTTTGCAG GAGTGCCCAGCCTTGATAGACTTGGTGTTAAGTGGGAATCCTCTATGTGACAGTCAGCCCGACGTGGATACCTGGCGAACCCAAGCTTGCAACCGTCTTCAGCAAATCACCAAACTCGATGGCATTCCTGTCATAAGGGAGTAA